The following proteins are co-located in the Fructilactobacillus carniphilus genome:
- the prmA gene encoding 50S ribosomal protein L11 methyltransferase, with amino-acid sequence MKLTEVRITTTNEAAEAVSNLLITAGAQGIQLDDQLPGDQVAVITYITEDLNPAAFIKQVEQGLSHFTEYGLNAGVATIETRPVDEQWTTEWEQYYHAERITRYLTVVPNWEDYQPAQTDQKVIRLDPGMAFGTGTHPTTKMSLQALETILRGGETLFDVGTGSGVLSIGARLLGAKAIRAWDNDSVAVESAQKNLAMNPGMEDIQVSQNSLLTGIDGTADVIVANMLAEVLLPLIPQVPAHLRDHGQLILAGIYVDQLPKIQAQLDEQQLTVEQIMAVDNWRAVIATKKGQ; translated from the coding sequence ATGAAGCTAACGGAAGTTCGCATTACTACCACTAATGAAGCCGCAGAGGCGGTTAGTAACCTACTAATTACAGCCGGAGCTCAAGGAATTCAACTCGATGATCAATTACCGGGCGATCAAGTGGCAGTAATTACGTATATTACTGAGGACCTTAACCCAGCTGCCTTTATCAAACAAGTCGAACAAGGGCTGAGCCACTTTACTGAATATGGGCTAAACGCGGGCGTGGCGACGATTGAGACTCGTCCGGTTGACGAGCAGTGGACGACCGAATGGGAACAATATTACCACGCGGAGCGGATTACTCGTTACCTGACGGTGGTGCCTAACTGGGAAGATTATCAACCTGCTCAGACCGACCAAAAGGTGATTCGTCTTGATCCTGGGATGGCCTTTGGAACGGGAACGCATCCCACGACGAAGATGTCGTTACAAGCGTTAGAAACGATTCTACGTGGGGGAGAAACGCTTTTTGACGTTGGAACCGGTTCGGGAGTGCTCAGCATTGGAGCCCGTTTATTGGGAGCCAAAGCAATCCGAGCGTGGGATAACGATTCCGTGGCAGTGGAATCGGCACAGAAAAATTTAGCGATGAACCCCGGAATGGAAGACATTCAAGTATCACAAAACAGTTTATTAACTGGGATTGACGGTACGGCCGACGTGATTGTCGCTAACATGTTAGCAGAAGTGTTATTGCCACTGATCCCCCAGGTTCCCGCGCACTTGCGTGATCACGGTCAGCTCATTCTTGCCGGGATTTACGTGGATCAGTTACCCAAGATTCAAGCGCAGTTAGATGAGCAACAGTTGACGGTTGAACAAATCATGGCCGTGGACAACTGGCGGGCCGTAATTGCGACAAAGAAAGGACAATAA
- a CDS encoding RelA/SpoT family protein, which translates to MASLKQWQPTEIFSKIQTEMDPDQVDMVKRAYQVARHAHGTNLRASGESYIAHSTNVAGILADLNMDAVAVTAGFLHDVVEDSNVQLADVREQFGDDVALIVDGVTKISKIKYNSSREALAENYRKLLLVMCKDIRVMIVKLADRMDNMDTLGDLNPEFQTRFAKETLDVYAPIADRLGMGTVKWELQDMALRYLNPDAYYKIAHSMKSKRNERESYIQDAIREVKNAIKDYHIDAEIYGRPKHLYSIYKKMVDKHKKFEEIYDLSAIRIIVDTVKDCYAILGAVHAKWPPMPGRFKDYIAMPKPNLYQSLHTTVIGPEGKPLEIQIRTKEMHRIAEYGVAAHWAYKQGETDAVANDENNMQLNWFKKIIEIQEETDNASEFMDSVQGELFSDHVYAFTPNGDVLELPQGAGPLDMAYSIHTQVGHRATGARVNGKMVSLDYQIKNGDIVEIITSANSTGPGKNWLDLVHTNSAKHKINQFFKKQNREDNIKTGSELLHNQLEETGYGPNELLTTENWERVLNELHYRSEDDLLAALGFGDIHVVGVANRFTSEIRDERQREREQQAEQELLEQPQTLSTKKEAQAPQGNRPADNVAIDGIDNVLVRISHCCLPLPGDEIIGYITKGRGISIHRVDCNNFSQAEPGRIIAAHWRQIDDNRINYQSKLRFEADNRNGVLNDVIKRFSNSPVQLTSINGRVHDDTGVTIEAIVEVHNVAQAERVLDTVKMVPGVATATRILN; encoded by the coding sequence ATGGCTAGTCTAAAACAGTGGCAACCGACTGAGATTTTTTCTAAAATTCAGACTGAAATGGATCCGGATCAAGTTGACATGGTTAAACGGGCGTATCAAGTCGCTCGGCATGCTCACGGAACGAATCTACGGGCTTCTGGAGAAAGCTACATTGCCCACTCCACTAACGTAGCCGGTATCTTAGCTGATTTAAACATGGATGCTGTAGCGGTGACCGCCGGCTTTTTGCATGATGTGGTGGAAGATAGCAATGTACAACTGGCAGACGTGCGGGAACAATTTGGGGATGACGTAGCCCTGATTGTGGACGGAGTTACCAAGATTAGTAAAATTAAATATAATTCCAGTCGTGAAGCATTGGCAGAAAATTATCGCAAGTTATTGCTGGTAATGTGTAAAGACATTCGAGTTATGATTGTGAAACTGGCAGATCGGATGGACAATATGGATACATTGGGGGACTTAAACCCTGAGTTTCAGACCCGCTTTGCCAAGGAAACGCTGGACGTTTACGCGCCGATTGCTGATCGCCTTGGGATGGGGACCGTGAAGTGGGAGCTCCAGGATATGGCATTGCGCTACCTGAATCCGGATGCATACTACAAAATTGCCCACTCCATGAAATCCAAGCGCAACGAACGGGAGTCTTACATTCAGGATGCGATTCGCGAGGTTAAAAACGCCATCAAGGACTATCACATTGATGCCGAAATTTACGGGCGGCCCAAGCATCTTTATTCCATCTATAAAAAGATGGTGGACAAGCACAAGAAGTTCGAAGAAATTTATGACCTGTCCGCCATTCGGATCATTGTGGACACGGTGAAGGATTGTTACGCTATTTTGGGAGCAGTTCACGCCAAGTGGCCCCCAATGCCTGGTCGGTTCAAAGACTACATTGCGATGCCCAAACCCAACTTGTACCAGTCATTGCATACGACCGTGATTGGTCCCGAAGGCAAACCCCTGGAAATCCAAATTCGGACCAAAGAAATGCACCGGATTGCGGAATATGGGGTGGCAGCCCACTGGGCTTATAAGCAGGGAGAAACTGATGCAGTTGCCAATGATGAAAATAACATGCAACTGAATTGGTTTAAAAAGATTATTGAAATTCAAGAAGAAACTGATAACGCTTCTGAGTTCATGGATAGCGTGCAAGGAGAGCTTTTCTCTGATCACGTATATGCCTTTACTCCGAACGGAGACGTGCTGGAATTACCTCAGGGCGCGGGTCCATTGGACATGGCGTACTCCATTCACACGCAGGTTGGTCACCGAGCTACAGGAGCGCGGGTCAACGGCAAGATGGTTTCTTTAGATTATCAGATTAAAAATGGGGATATTGTAGAGATCATTACGTCCGCCAATTCAACGGGACCGGGAAAAAACTGGTTGGATTTGGTCCACACTAACAGTGCTAAGCACAAAATTAATCAATTTTTTAAAAAGCAAAACCGCGAAGATAACATCAAAACTGGTTCAGAATTACTCCACAATCAATTAGAAGAAACGGGTTATGGACCCAACGAATTATTAACTACCGAAAATTGGGAGCGAGTTTTAAACGAACTGCACTACCGGTCGGAAGACGATTTATTGGCCGCCCTTGGTTTTGGCGACATCCACGTAGTGGGAGTGGCCAATCGGTTTACCAGTGAGATTCGGGATGAACGGCAACGAGAACGCGAACAACAAGCTGAACAAGAGCTTTTGGAACAACCGCAGACTCTTTCGACGAAAAAAGAAGCACAGGCTCCGCAGGGGAATCGACCAGCGGACAACGTTGCCATCGATGGAATTGACAACGTCTTAGTACGGATTAGCCATTGTTGTTTGCCGCTGCCAGGAGATGAAATCATCGGTTACATTACGAAGGGTCGGGGAATCTCGATTCACCGGGTCGACTGTAATAACTTTAGTCAAGCCGAACCCGGGCGGATCATTGCAGCGCACTGGCGTCAGATAGACGATAATCGAATTAATTACCAATCTAAACTACGATTTGAAGCCGATAACCGGAATGGGGTTTTAAACGACGTGATTAAACGGTTTAGCAATAGTCCGGTTCAATTAACTTCCATTAATGGCCGGGTTCACGACGATACCGGGGTGACCATCGAAGCCATTGTGGAGGTTCACAACGTTGCTCAAGCAGAACGAGTGTTGGATACCGTCAAAATGGTACCGGGGGTTGCCACAGCGACCAGAATTTTGAACTAA
- the dtd gene encoding D-aminoacyl-tRNA deacylase has translation MKLVIQRVQRAAVRIDEQEVGAIQTGFLILVGAEAGDNQATVQHLAQKVAKLRVFADEAGKMNLNIKQVDGAVLSVSQFTLLADLQHGNRPSFKQAGAPAEADHNYQCFNAALADQGLPVATGEFGADMQVELVNDGPATFLMDYQEPNA, from the coding sequence ATGAAGTTAGTGATTCAACGAGTCCAACGAGCAGCAGTTCGCATTGACGAGCAAGAAGTAGGAGCCATTCAAACTGGTTTTTTGATTCTCGTTGGGGCAGAAGCAGGAGATAATCAAGCGACAGTTCAGCACCTGGCGCAGAAGGTTGCCAAGCTCCGGGTATTTGCAGACGAAGCCGGGAAAATGAACTTGAACATCAAGCAGGTAGACGGTGCCGTTTTATCGGTTTCTCAATTTACGTTATTAGCCGACTTACAACACGGGAACCGCCCGTCGTTTAAGCAAGCTGGTGCTCCCGCTGAAGCCGACCATAATTATCAATGTTTTAATGCTGCTTTAGCAGATCAAGGTTTACCCGTGGCTACGGGTGAATTTGGGGCGGACATGCAAGTCGAATTGGTCAATGATGGTCCGGCCACCTTCTTGATGGATTATCAGGAGCCCAACGCATGA
- a CDS encoding HAD-IA family hydrolase, which yields MTNLIWDFDGTLFDTYPYMVSAFTKALQQSGIDEVEIDGDEIYQQMRVHSLNSAITKFSARFNLDSERLLADYRQFEALEIQLAQPFAGASTILQAVTANGGQNGLLTHRDEQSIALLEQFKLKSLFTGFVTSQQGLARKPDPASLLFLIKQQHLNPTETFMVGDRKLDVAAAHNAGIQSVLFDPDYLLEETGNPTVTIHSLAELQQLL from the coding sequence ATGACAAATTTGATTTGGGACTTTGATGGAACGCTTTTTGATACCTATCCGTACATGGTCAGTGCCTTTACCAAGGCGCTCCAACAAAGCGGGATTGATGAGGTTGAGATTGATGGCGACGAGATTTACCAACAGATGCGAGTTCACTCGCTTAATTCCGCCATCACGAAATTTAGTGCTCGTTTTAATTTAGATTCGGAGCGCTTACTGGCTGATTATCGCCAGTTTGAAGCCTTAGAAATTCAGTTAGCCCAGCCGTTTGCGGGCGCTTCAACAATTTTACAGGCAGTTACAGCTAATGGAGGTCAAAATGGCCTATTAACCCATCGAGATGAACAATCCATCGCGTTATTGGAGCAGTTCAAACTAAAATCCCTGTTCACCGGTTTTGTAACCAGTCAACAGGGATTGGCGCGGAAGCCTGATCCAGCTTCCTTACTCTTTTTAATTAAGCAGCAGCATTTGAATCCCACAGAAACTTTCATGGTAGGGGACCGAAAACTGGACGTTGCAGCTGCACACAACGCGGGAATCCAATCGGTGTTATTCGATCCGGATTATCTCTTAGAGGAGACCGGGAATCCAACGGTGACGATTCATTCGTTAGCAGAGTTACAGCAGTTACTGTAA
- a CDS encoding VOC family protein: MALDNYFTGLQHVGIPATDLDETVAFYEKLGFTKAGEFLYQGNRCAFMKYDNLMIETWEGDETAKVDGAINHISLNATDAAAALQEAKDMGLDLIDTEIQTRPFWDKGIKFFNIYGPNHEKIEFCEIVK; this comes from the coding sequence ATGGCATTAGATAACTACTTTACTGGATTACAACACGTAGGGATTCCAGCTACGGATTTAGACGAAACGGTGGCTTTTTACGAAAAGTTAGGTTTTACTAAAGCAGGCGAATTTTTATACCAAGGCAATCGTTGTGCATTCATGAAGTATGACAACTTAATGATTGAAACTTGGGAAGGTGACGAAACTGCTAAGGTTGACGGAGCCATTAATCACATTTCTTTAAATGCAACTGACGCAGCTGCTGCTTTACAAGAAGCTAAGGACATGGGCTTAGATTTAATTGATACTGAAATTCAAACCCGTCCATTCTGGGACAAAGGAATTAAGTTCTTTAACATCTATGGTCCGAACCACGAAAAGATTGAATTCTGTGAAATCGTAAAATAA
- a CDS encoding Y-family DNA polymerase produces the protein MNYDAEPHGVYFFIDNKSFYASCESVARGLNPLTAILCVMSETANTNGGLILAASPRAKQLFGLHNVNRQYELPHDERLILVPPRMNLYIKKNLEINQIFTEFVAETDLLPYSIDESLLDMTHSWRLFGNTVQTVAQQIQREIKRRLGLYVTVGIGDNPVQAKLALDLYAKHNRNLIGELHYEDVPTKLWPIQNLTSVWGIGKRQAQRLARLGIHSMAELAAANPYVLKQELGVIGTQLFATAWGIDRSNLHEDYQPQQRSYSNGQVLPRDYCQESELAVVIKELTEQVAARVQAHHFQVGSVTLQLGIAHGQVDAHHLSHTQRIPATDQTVELRQVVMAIFKKLWHGETIRRINLDFGDLTPAAGMQLDLLADNQRRTKQRELDHVTAAIRKRFGVDAVFRAQSLCPGGTALERAGLVGGHSGGNSYE, from the coding sequence ATGAATTATGATGCAGAACCCCACGGGGTCTATTTTTTCATTGATAATAAGTCCTTTTATGCCAGTTGTGAAAGCGTAGCTCGGGGGTTAAACCCATTAACAGCAATTTTGTGCGTCATGTCAGAAACTGCCAACACCAACGGGGGGTTAATCTTGGCTGCTTCCCCACGTGCGAAGCAACTGTTTGGTCTTCATAACGTGAACCGCCAGTACGAGTTGCCGCACGATGAACGACTCATTTTGGTTCCACCACGTATGAATCTTTATATCAAAAAGAACCTAGAAATTAATCAGATTTTTACTGAGTTTGTGGCCGAAACAGACTTGTTACCGTATTCGATTGATGAGTCGTTGTTAGACATGACCCATTCGTGGCGGTTATTTGGCAATACAGTACAAACAGTGGCTCAGCAAATTCAGCGTGAGATTAAGCGACGCCTGGGTTTGTACGTCACGGTGGGAATTGGAGATAATCCGGTGCAAGCCAAGCTGGCCCTGGATCTTTATGCGAAGCATAACCGGAATCTGATTGGCGAACTGCATTATGAAGATGTACCAACCAAACTGTGGCCGATTCAGAATTTAACGTCCGTCTGGGGAATTGGCAAACGCCAGGCACAACGATTAGCACGATTGGGGATTCATTCGATGGCTGAGTTAGCTGCCGCTAATCCATATGTCTTAAAACAAGAGCTGGGGGTGATTGGAACCCAACTATTTGCGACCGCCTGGGGAATTGACCGTAGTAATCTGCACGAAGATTATCAACCCCAACAACGGAGTTATAGTAACGGCCAGGTATTGCCTCGGGACTACTGTCAGGAAAGTGAACTAGCAGTGGTGATTAAGGAACTAACTGAACAGGTTGCCGCTCGCGTTCAGGCTCATCATTTCCAGGTCGGATCGGTTACGTTACAACTGGGCATTGCTCATGGGCAAGTCGATGCGCACCATCTCTCCCATACCCAGCGGATTCCGGCTACGGATCAAACGGTTGAACTCCGGCAGGTGGTGATGGCAATATTTAAAAAGCTCTGGCACGGGGAAACGATTCGGCGGATTAATCTGGATTTTGGTGATTTAACCCCTGCCGCCGGAATGCAACTGGATTTACTAGCTGATAACCAGCGACGTACAAAGCAACGCGAGCTAGACCACGTCACTGCTGCGATTCGAAAACGGTTTGGAGTAGATGCTGTCTTTCGCGCTCAAAGTCTGTGTCCCGGGGGAACCGCGTTAGAGCGTGCCGGATTGGTGGGAGGTCATAGTGGGGGCAATAGCTATGAATAA
- the aspS gene encoding aspartate--tRNA ligase, whose translation MKRTTYAGDVNERYLDQTVTLDGWIAKKRNLGSLMFVDLRDRAGIVQLVFNEKENPDAFQVASQAKNEFVIEVQGQVVARSEKEINPDLYTGKVEVHVQAAKILSTSKPVPFEIKDDTNATDDLRLKYRYLDLRRPVMQQGILIRNRILQATHRYLDQQGFIDIETPDLTASTPEGARDYLVPSRVYPGSFYALPQSPQQFKQMLMGAGFDRYYQIARCFRDEDLRGDRQPEFTQIDLETSFMSAKDIQDITEGLIKEVMKDAVDYDVQLPFERITWQESMDRFGTDQPDTRFGMELKDVSAIVAGSDFKVFSATIENGGQVKAIAVPGGAAAYSRKDIDQYTDYVKRFGAKGLAWLKVTDDGFSGPIAKFFKDADQAAALKEQTGAKSGDLLLFAADRAKVVADTLGYLRVAIAKEQNMIPADKYNFLWVVDWPLFEYDEGAQRWTAAHHPFTMPNEGDEHYLDEGEDPHQAHAQSYDIILNGLELGGGSIRIHTRELQEKMFRALGFTTESAEAQFGYFLRALDYGFPPHGGLAIGLDRFARLLAKRGNIRDVIAFPKNSKAVDPLTNAPTPVSSKQLDELGIEVEKPTD comes from the coding sequence ATGAAACGAACTACCTATGCAGGCGACGTGAACGAACGTTACTTAGACCAAACGGTGACGTTAGACGGTTGGATTGCGAAAAAACGCAATCTCGGAAGCTTGATGTTTGTTGATTTACGGGATCGAGCTGGAATTGTACAACTGGTCTTTAACGAAAAAGAAAATCCAGACGCCTTTCAAGTTGCGAGCCAGGCTAAAAATGAATTTGTGATTGAAGTTCAAGGTCAGGTCGTAGCGCGGTCAGAAAAAGAAATCAATCCGGATCTGTACACGGGAAAAGTTGAAGTTCACGTTCAAGCAGCGAAGATTTTGAGTACTTCAAAACCAGTGCCCTTTGAAATTAAGGACGATACTAACGCGACGGATGATTTGCGTTTGAAATATCGGTACCTTGACCTCCGGCGTCCAGTGATGCAACAGGGGATTTTAATCCGGAACCGGATTTTACAGGCAACCCACCGCTATTTAGATCAACAGGGCTTCATTGACATTGAAACGCCAGATTTAACGGCTTCCACACCAGAAGGAGCACGGGATTACCTGGTGCCATCTCGAGTTTACCCGGGTTCATTCTATGCTTTGCCGCAATCACCCCAACAATTTAAGCAAATGTTGATGGGGGCTGGCTTTGACCGTTATTACCAAATTGCTCGTTGTTTCCGGGACGAGGATTTGCGAGGTGATCGCCAACCAGAATTTACGCAAATTGATTTAGAAACTTCGTTTATGAGTGCCAAAGACATTCAAGACATCACCGAAGGTTTAATTAAAGAAGTGATGAAGGATGCCGTGGATTACGACGTTCAACTGCCGTTTGAACGGATCACCTGGCAAGAATCAATGGATCGATTTGGGACTGACCAACCAGATACCCGCTTTGGCATGGAATTAAAGGACGTTTCAGCAATTGTGGCTGGTTCTGACTTTAAGGTTTTTAGTGCTACGATTGAAAACGGGGGACAGGTCAAAGCCATTGCCGTTCCTGGTGGGGCTGCTGCCTACTCTCGCAAAGACATTGATCAATACACAGACTACGTTAAACGCTTTGGAGCCAAAGGATTAGCCTGGTTGAAGGTAACCGACGACGGTTTCTCCGGACCAATTGCGAAGTTCTTCAAGGATGCGGATCAAGCCGCTGCTTTGAAAGAGCAAACGGGAGCTAAGAGCGGAGATTTACTGTTATTTGCGGCTGACCGGGCTAAAGTGGTTGCCGATACCTTAGGTTACTTGCGGGTGGCAATTGCTAAGGAACAAAACATGATTCCAGCCGACAAGTACAACTTCCTGTGGGTCGTTGACTGGCCGCTCTTTGAATACGATGAAGGAGCCCAACGCTGGACGGCTGCACACCATCCGTTTACGATGCCTAACGAAGGGGATGAGCACTACTTAGATGAAGGGGAAGACCCGCATCAAGCTCATGCCCAGAGTTATGACATTATTTTAAACGGTCTTGAACTTGGAGGAGGATCCATCCGGATTCACACGCGCGAATTACAAGAAAAAATGTTTCGGGCCTTAGGTTTTACTACAGAAAGTGCCGAAGCTCAATTTGGCTACTTCCTACGGGCTTTAGACTACGGTTTTCCTCCTCATGGTGGGTTAGCCATTGGCTTAGACCGGTTTGCTCGGTTATTGGCAAAACGGGGTAACATCCGGGATGTCATTGCCTTTCCAAAGAACTCGAAGGCCGTTGATCCATTGACTAATGCTCCGACGCCAGTTTCATCCAAGCAACTGGACGAACTAGGGATTGAAGTCGAAAAACCAACTGATTAA
- a CDS encoding RsmE family RNA methyltransferase, with product MRQRKDNNVQHYFMDQALTVGAEVSLPTAIQKHWLRVLRAKPGAQAEFVDDQQQVFIGELMDENQGTIKIVLQTDHDAELPIATTIACGLPKSGKAELMVQKATEMGVAEIIFLPTEWSVAQWKHKAGKKVERLQKIAHSAAEQSHRNLVPKVRYLDRFTDLLDVQVDQRVVAYEEAAKRGEVSELVRVVTKMQPGQRLLAVFGPEGGLSPTEVKWLQDHAFHVVGLGPRILRTESAPLYFLSAMSVLSELK from the coding sequence TTGCGACAAAGAAAGGACAATAACGTGCAACACTATTTTATGGATCAAGCACTGACGGTGGGGGCTGAAGTTTCGTTGCCCACCGCGATTCAAAAACACTGGTTGCGGGTGTTACGAGCCAAACCGGGAGCCCAAGCGGAATTTGTGGATGATCAGCAGCAGGTTTTCATCGGGGAATTAATGGATGAGAACCAGGGCACCATTAAAATCGTACTGCAAACGGATCACGATGCAGAGCTTCCGATTGCCACCACGATTGCCTGTGGACTACCCAAGAGTGGAAAAGCAGAGTTAATGGTGCAGAAGGCGACGGAAATGGGTGTTGCAGAAATTATTTTTCTACCGACTGAATGGTCAGTAGCTCAGTGGAAGCACAAAGCCGGTAAAAAGGTGGAACGCTTGCAAAAGATTGCGCACAGTGCTGCCGAGCAATCTCACCGAAATCTAGTTCCTAAGGTTCGTTATTTAGACCGGTTCACTGATTTATTGGACGTTCAAGTTGATCAACGAGTGGTAGCTTACGAAGAAGCGGCCAAACGTGGAGAAGTGAGTGAATTGGTGCGGGTCGTGACGAAGATGCAACCAGGTCAACGCTTACTGGCAGTTTTTGGACCGGAGGGCGGTCTGAGCCCGACGGAGGTGAAATGGTTACAGGATCATGCTTTTCACGTGGTGGGCTTAGGCCCCCGGATTCTGCGAACTGAATCGGCACCGTTGTACTTTTTAAGTGCCATGTCTGTACTTTCCGAACTTAAATGA
- a CDS encoding fructosamine kinase family protein, with protein MKTLNSEWLAQLPINNIQTVTPVSGGDINEAYEIVTKKDQRYFLKVQPGRGQAFFAHEIEGLNLIGDVARVPQVITSGTIGTDGFLLLNWLDIGTGDQLALGKMVAKVHQQHEERFGLEHDFQLGRFPKNNQWQTSWTTFFANQRLQPLADLAQQKGRWNSKRAAALALIIKQMQQYEAEHEITPSLLHGDLWSGNALFNAAHQPVLIDPDVYYGDREFDLGVTTVFGGFTDAFYQGYQQVYPFRPGIEARLIWYRFYYVLMHVVLFGESYGPFLDQICASVLQ; from the coding sequence ATGAAAACGTTAAATTCAGAATGGTTAGCACAATTACCCATTAATAACATCCAAACGGTAACCCCCGTTTCGGGTGGTGACATTAACGAAGCGTATGAAATTGTAACCAAAAAAGACCAACGCTATTTTTTAAAGGTGCAGCCTGGTCGCGGGCAAGCTTTTTTCGCCCACGAAATTGAAGGCTTAAACCTGATTGGCGATGTGGCGCGCGTTCCCCAGGTAATTACCAGTGGAACCATTGGAACGGATGGCTTTTTACTGCTAAACTGGTTAGACATTGGCACCGGCGACCAATTAGCGCTAGGGAAAATGGTGGCCAAGGTCCACCAGCAACATGAAGAGCGCTTTGGTCTCGAACACGACTTTCAACTCGGGCGCTTCCCGAAAAATAACCAGTGGCAAACTAGCTGGACCACTTTTTTTGCGAACCAACGTCTGCAACCTCTTGCGGATTTAGCCCAACAAAAAGGCCGCTGGAACTCAAAACGAGCTGCGGCCTTAGCTTTAATTATTAAACAAATGCAACAATATGAAGCAGAGCATGAAATCACTCCGAGTCTGCTTCATGGTGATCTCTGGTCCGGTAATGCGTTGTTTAACGCAGCTCACCAACCAGTATTGATTGACCCAGACGTTTATTATGGAGATCGCGAATTTGACCTCGGTGTCACTACCGTTTTTGGTGGGTTTACAGATGCCTTTTACCAAGGCTATCAACAGGTTTATCCGTTCCGTCCCGGCATTGAAGCACGACTCATTTGGTATCGCTTCTACTACGTTTTAATGCACGTCGTCCTTTTTGGCGAAAGTTACGGACCATTTCTTGATCAAATTTGTGCTTCCGTATTACAGTAA
- a CDS encoding N-acetylmuramoyl-L-alanine amidase — translation MHFKIRNRRGFWVTILVILGTGLVIGTMLLRNNVAVPLNQLAIKAAPTPTSQTIGTVNRGDRVQIITKNRQWAQVVYQQQKIGWVPNWLLNKHSQVKTASKLAETTIVLDPGHGGHDSGALANSNQPEKKYTLKLAQQVASNLQKSGTNVIMTRTKDQTVGLKQRPRLAAAQQANLFVSFHFDSAATTNSGTGFTTYYYHPGASKQLAQSINNQLGHLGLENKGVKMGDYLVIRDNSVPAVLLEMGYMNNDLDFKRIENPNYRKQAAAEITAGIKEYVNDHD, via the coding sequence ATGCACTTTAAAATACGAAATCGACGGGGCTTTTGGGTTACCATTTTGGTAATTTTAGGAACCGGATTAGTCATCGGCACCATGCTTTTACGTAACAACGTGGCCGTGCCCCTTAACCAACTCGCCATTAAAGCAGCACCGACGCCCACCAGTCAGACGATTGGGACCGTTAATCGCGGTGATCGAGTCCAAATCATCACCAAAAACCGGCAGTGGGCTCAAGTGGTATACCAACAACAAAAAATTGGTTGGGTCCCTAACTGGCTATTAAATAAGCATTCCCAGGTCAAAACGGCTAGTAAGTTAGCAGAAACGACCATTGTGTTAGATCCTGGTCACGGTGGTCATGACTCCGGCGCCCTAGCTAATTCGAACCAACCGGAGAAAAAATATACCTTAAAACTTGCCCAGCAAGTTGCTAGTAATCTACAAAAAAGTGGAACCAACGTCATTATGACTAGAACTAAGGATCAGACGGTCGGACTCAAGCAACGACCACGCTTAGCAGCGGCACAACAAGCCAACCTCTTTGTCAGCTTTCATTTTGACTCTGCGGCCACGACCAATTCGGGAACCGGCTTTACGACCTATTATTACCATCCAGGAGCATCCAAACAGCTCGCCCAGTCCATCAACAATCAATTGGGTCATCTGGGGCTCGAAAATAAAGGTGTTAAAATGGGCGATTATCTCGTCATCCGCGATAATTCTGTCCCTGCGGTTTTATTAGAGATGGGTTATATGAATAATGATCTTGATTTTAAAAGAATTGAAAATCCAAACTACCGCAAACAAGCCGCCGCAGAAATCACTGCCGGGATTAAGGAATACGTTAACGACCACGATTAA